In Hamadaea flava, a genomic segment contains:
- a CDS encoding 3-keto-5-aminohexanoate cleavage protein, which translates to MTTTTLITVAPTGAESAKADVPALPVTLDELVATAQECESVGASVIHVHIRDEKAQPTLDQGRLRETVAALRQDTDLIVQLSSGGSVHDPEEARLAVLDAAPDMASCTMGTVNFGEDVFLNRWEFIVELHTRMQDRGIVPEYEIFDLGQLWALQRLLDKYGLPAGGHVHVDFVMGVPGGMPGTTAALVACTTALADLPAGTTFSATGIGRATLPVLLASLSAGGHLRVGMEDTITYAKGQPVESNAQLVARAAGFARLAQRPPTTSAQARQMLGVRR; encoded by the coding sequence AGGCCGACGTGCCGGCCCTGCCCGTCACCCTCGACGAGCTGGTGGCGACCGCACAGGAGTGCGAGTCGGTCGGCGCGAGCGTGATCCACGTCCACATCCGGGACGAGAAGGCCCAGCCGACGCTCGACCAGGGCCGCCTGCGGGAGACGGTGGCGGCGTTGCGGCAGGACACCGACCTGATCGTCCAGCTCTCCTCGGGCGGCTCGGTGCACGACCCGGAGGAGGCCCGGCTGGCCGTCCTCGACGCCGCGCCCGACATGGCGAGCTGCACGATGGGCACGGTGAACTTCGGCGAGGACGTCTTCCTCAACCGCTGGGAGTTCATCGTCGAGCTGCACACCCGGATGCAGGACCGCGGCATCGTCCCCGAGTACGAGATCTTCGACCTCGGCCAACTGTGGGCGCTTCAGCGGCTGCTGGACAAGTACGGCCTGCCCGCGGGCGGGCACGTGCACGTCGACTTCGTGATGGGCGTACCGGGCGGGATGCCGGGCACGACCGCCGCGCTGGTCGCCTGCACCACCGCGCTGGCCGACCTGCCAGCCGGGACGACGTTCTCCGCCACCGGCATCGGCCGGGCGACCCTGCCGGTCCTGCTCGCCTCGTTGTCGGCCGGCGGGCATCTCCGGGTGGGGATGGAAGACACCATCACGTACGCCAAGGGCCAGCCGGTGGAGTCGAACGCCCAGCTCGTAGCCCGGGCGGCGGGGTTCGCCCGGCTCGCCCAGCGGCCGCCGACGACCTCGGCGCAAGCCCGCCAGATGCTGGGCGTACGCCGATAG
- a CDS encoding type II toxin-antitoxin system VapB family antitoxin: MIFKGVRDGRPYPEHGYSLKQWSEIPPRPVRLDQLVTTKRELALDKLLAEDSTFYGDLFPHVVQWEGAMYLEDGLHRALRAALQQRHQIHARVLVL; this comes from the coding sequence GTGATCTTCAAAGGCGTCCGGGACGGGCGCCCTTATCCGGAACACGGTTACTCCCTGAAGCAGTGGTCCGAGATCCCGCCCCGGCCGGTCCGGCTCGACCAGCTCGTCACCACCAAGCGCGAACTCGCGCTGGACAAGCTGCTCGCCGAGGACTCCACCTTCTACGGCGACCTCTTCCCGCACGTCGTTCAGTGGGAAGGCGCCATGTATTTGGAGGACGGCCTGCACCGGGCCCTGCGGGCGGCGCTGCAGCAGCGGCACCAGATCCACGCTAGGGTGCTGGTCCTGTGA
- a CDS encoding acyl-CoA dehydrogenase family protein translates to MTTAAWDILEIDALLTPEERDIRDAVRALLDKKVRPHVAGWFEQAALPARELARDFGELGLLGMRLHGHGCAGMSAVAYGLACLELEAADSGIRSLVSVQGSLAMEAIHAYGSDEQKDRWLPGMARGELIGCFGLTEPDHGSDPASMATRAVADGDGWLLRGVKMWITNAPVADIAVIWARVPDAGVRGFLVPLDTPGVTVREITQKLSLRASLTGEIVLDDVHLPADAILPGATGLRAPLSCLTEARYGIAWGALGAARDCLETALAYATTREQFGKPLAGFQLTQAKLADMALELQKGLLLALHLGRTADAGRLTPPMVSLAKLNSTREAIQIARTCRTILGANGVSGEYPIMRHANNLESVLTYEGTSEIHQLVIGQTLTGIPAFS, encoded by the coding sequence GTGACGACTGCCGCCTGGGACATCCTGGAAATCGACGCGCTGCTGACCCCAGAGGAACGCGACATCCGGGATGCGGTCCGCGCGCTGCTGGACAAGAAGGTCCGGCCCCACGTCGCCGGGTGGTTCGAGCAGGCGGCGTTGCCCGCCCGGGAGCTGGCCCGCGACTTCGGTGAGCTGGGGCTGCTCGGGATGCGGCTGCACGGCCACGGCTGTGCCGGGATGTCCGCGGTGGCGTACGGGCTGGCCTGTCTCGAACTGGAGGCGGCGGACTCCGGCATCCGATCGCTGGTCAGCGTCCAAGGCTCGCTGGCGATGGAGGCCATCCACGCGTACGGCTCCGACGAGCAGAAGGATCGCTGGCTGCCCGGCATGGCCCGCGGCGAACTCATCGGCTGCTTCGGCCTGACCGAGCCGGACCACGGCTCCGACCCGGCTTCGATGGCGACCCGGGCGGTCGCCGACGGCGACGGCTGGCTCCTCCGCGGGGTCAAGATGTGGATCACCAACGCGCCGGTCGCCGACATCGCGGTCATCTGGGCTCGCGTACCGGACGCGGGGGTGCGCGGATTCCTCGTGCCGCTGGACACCCCGGGCGTCACCGTCCGGGAGATCACTCAGAAGCTCTCCCTCCGAGCCAGCCTCACGGGCGAGATCGTCCTCGACGACGTACACCTCCCGGCGGACGCGATCCTGCCCGGTGCGACCGGTCTGCGGGCGCCGCTGTCCTGCCTGACCGAAGCCCGCTACGGCATCGCCTGGGGGGCGCTCGGGGCGGCCCGCGACTGCCTGGAGACGGCTTTGGCGTACGCGACGACGCGGGAGCAGTTCGGCAAGCCGCTCGCCGGGTTCCAGCTGACCCAGGCGAAGCTGGCCGACATGGCCCTGGAGCTGCAGAAGGGGCTGCTGCTCGCGCTGCACCTGGGCCGGACGGCCGACGCGGGCCGGCTGACCCCGCCGATGGTGAGCCTGGCGAAGCTCAACAGCACCCGCGAGGCGATCCAGATCGCCCGGACGTGCCGGACGATCCTCGGTGCGAACGGCGTCTCCGGCGAGTACCCGATCATGCGGCACGCCAACAACCTGGAAAGCGTGCTGACCTACGAGGGCACCTCGGAGATCCACCAGCTGGTGATCGGCCAGACCCTCACCGGCATCCCCGCCTTCTCCTAA
- the mshD gene encoding mycothiol synthase: MIAKPNVRVERAGRLTPDQVTQAVELADLAGDVDGAYPLSEHVMLHLRQGGEVPAVHLLVTDEVGRLVGYAHVDPTDKIAGPSAELVVHPLRRRRGLGRALVTAALAVAAENDPSGRLRLWAHGDHPSAGALAVSLGFTRARVLLQMRRSLFSPVPAAPLPPGVAVRAFVPGRDDQAWLRVNARAFADHPEQGRWTLEDLRVRMAERWFDAEGFFVAYREAEPDGELLGFHWTKVHGSHAADGPEGDHQHEPIGEVYVLGVDPAAHGLGLGAALTAVGLTHLRHRGLDQVMLYVDEANTAAVKLYQRLGFVRWATDICFERL; the protein is encoded by the coding sequence ATGATCGCCAAGCCGAACGTCAGAGTGGAACGCGCCGGTCGGCTGACGCCCGATCAGGTGACTCAGGCGGTCGAGCTGGCCGATCTCGCCGGTGACGTCGACGGGGCGTACCCGCTGTCCGAGCACGTCATGCTGCATCTGCGGCAAGGCGGCGAGGTGCCGGCCGTCCACCTCCTCGTCACGGACGAGGTCGGCCGGCTCGTCGGCTACGCGCACGTCGACCCGACCGACAAGATCGCCGGGCCGAGCGCCGAGCTGGTGGTGCATCCGCTGCGACGGCGGCGCGGTCTCGGCCGCGCGCTCGTCACTGCGGCGCTGGCTGTGGCGGCGGAGAACGATCCGTCCGGACGGCTGCGGCTGTGGGCGCACGGCGATCATCCGTCGGCGGGCGCGCTCGCCGTCTCGCTCGGCTTCACCCGCGCTCGCGTGCTGCTGCAGATGCGCCGCTCGCTGTTCAGCCCCGTCCCGGCCGCGCCGCTGCCGCCCGGGGTCGCCGTCCGCGCCTTCGTCCCAGGCCGCGACGACCAGGCTTGGCTGCGGGTCAATGCCCGCGCCTTCGCGGACCATCCGGAACAGGGCCGCTGGACTCTCGAAGATCTACGCGTACGCATGGCGGAGCGGTGGTTCGACGCCGAGGGGTTCTTCGTGGCGTACCGGGAGGCCGAGCCGGACGGGGAGTTGCTGGGCTTCCACTGGACGAAGGTCCACGGCAGCCATGCCGCCGACGGGCCTGAAGGCGATCACCAGCACGAGCCGATCGGCGAGGTCTACGTGCTCGGCGTCGACCCGGCGGCGCACGGGCTGGGGCTGGGTGCGGCGCTGACCGCGGTGGGCTTGACGCATCTGCGCCATCGGGGACTGGATCAGGTCATGCTCTACGTCGACGAGGCGAACACCGCGGCGGTCAAGCTCTACCAACGCCTCGGATTCGTCCGCTGGGCCACCGACATCTGCTTCGAACGGCTCTAG
- a CDS encoding winged helix-turn-helix transcriptional regulator has protein sequence MEILLLVTPRAGEPSMVLPALDLLPHAVRTAPRDVRTLVSAPSPDAVLVDARSELSDARATCRMLHATGIGVPLIAVVSEAGLIALNSDWGVDDVILATAGPAEVEARLRLAVGRLTSATASASGQIRGGELTIDPDTYAAKLKGRPLDLTYKEFELLKFLAQHPGRVFTRDQLLREVWGYDYFGGTRTVDVHVRRLRAKLGSEYESMIGTVRQVGYKFVLPSARHTEEGLPATAKERIAL, from the coding sequence GTGGAGATACTGCTTCTCGTGACGCCGCGCGCCGGCGAGCCCTCGATGGTGCTCCCCGCGCTCGATCTGCTGCCTCACGCCGTCCGGACCGCCCCTCGTGACGTGCGGACGCTCGTCTCTGCTCCCAGCCCCGACGCGGTGCTGGTCGACGCGCGGTCCGAGCTGTCCGACGCCCGTGCCACCTGTCGCATGCTGCACGCGACCGGGATCGGCGTACCGCTGATCGCTGTTGTGAGCGAGGCCGGTCTGATCGCCCTCAACTCCGACTGGGGCGTGGACGACGTCATCCTCGCCACCGCCGGTCCGGCCGAGGTCGAGGCGCGGCTGCGGCTGGCCGTGGGCCGGCTGACCTCCGCGACCGCCAGCGCCAGCGGGCAGATCCGCGGCGGCGAGCTGACGATCGACCCCGACACCTACGCGGCGAAGCTGAAGGGCCGCCCGCTCGACCTCACCTACAAGGAGTTCGAGCTGCTGAAGTTCCTCGCCCAGCACCCAGGCCGGGTGTTCACCCGCGACCAGCTGCTGCGCGAGGTCTGGGGCTACGACTACTTCGGCGGCACCCGGACCGTCGACGTCCACGTCCGGCGGCTGCGCGCGAAGCTCGGCTCGGAATACGAGTCGATGATCGGCACCGTGCGCCAGGTCGGCTACAAGTTCGTCCTGCCGTCGGCGCGGCACACCGAGGAGGGCCTCCCGGCCACCGCGAAGGAGCGCATCGCGCTCTGA
- a CDS encoding LmeA family phospholipid-binding protein, which yields MRRFLITAVVLVLIVGVGVFAMDRAVAAYAEDQIKQQTVAEVSRRGMSSGEPSVDVGGFPFITEVMSGKYDQIVIVLPNLAGQGITLPKFTLTASGVNAPLDALRSGEGTITADKVTGTSVVPWDVVVKQTKFKGLTLAADADGTLRVSGEATLGGFSIPLTGKAKVTLAGPTKLRVQVTELNGTDANLNALVKSLIAAYQDKLVFDVALPKLPYDLKLQKINATPDGLDITAYAENVPLNQ from the coding sequence TTGCGCCGGTTCCTGATCACCGCGGTAGTACTCGTCCTCATCGTCGGGGTGGGCGTGTTCGCGATGGATCGCGCGGTCGCCGCGTACGCCGAGGATCAGATCAAGCAGCAGACGGTCGCCGAGGTGTCCCGCCGGGGGATGAGCTCCGGGGAGCCGAGCGTCGACGTGGGCGGGTTCCCGTTCATCACCGAAGTGATGAGCGGCAAGTACGACCAGATCGTCATCGTCCTGCCGAACCTGGCGGGGCAGGGCATCACGCTGCCGAAGTTCACCCTGACCGCGTCCGGGGTGAACGCCCCGCTGGACGCCCTGCGCTCGGGCGAGGGCACGATCACGGCCGACAAGGTCACCGGCACCTCGGTCGTGCCTTGGGACGTCGTGGTGAAGCAGACGAAGTTCAAGGGCCTGACACTGGCGGCCGACGCCGACGGCACGTTGAGGGTGTCGGGCGAGGCGACGCTGGGCGGCTTCAGCATCCCGCTGACCGGCAAGGCCAAGGTCACCCTGGCCGGGCCGACGAAACTGCGGGTGCAGGTCACCGAGCTGAACGGGACGGACGCCAACCTCAACGCGCTGGTCAAGTCGCTGATCGCGGCGTACCAGGACAAGCTGGTCTTCGACGTGGCGCTGCCGAAGCTGCCCTATGACCTCAAACTCCAGAAGATCAACGCCACCCCGGACGGGCTCGACATCACGGCGTACGCCGAAAACGTCCCGCTGAATCAATAA
- a CDS encoding Ms5788A family Cys-rich leader peptide — protein MGILLTKRRAVDLCRVAACLCRPVC, from the coding sequence ATGGGCATCCTGCTCACTAAGAGGCGCGCGGTCGACCTGTGCCGCGTGGCCGCCTGCCTGTGTCGCCCCGTCTGCTGA
- a CDS encoding sulfurtransferase, translated as MSRDTALVTADWAEKNLEAPGLVFVEVDEDTTAYDGGHIPGAVKIDWKTDLQDQVRRDFVNKQQFEALLSARGIANDDTVILYGGNNNWFAAYAYWYFKLYGHGDVRLLDGGRKKWELDARPYTKDVPNRPATAYLAQDQDLSIRAFRDDVVQAIGTQNLVDVRSPDEYAGRLLAPAHLPQEQAQRAGHVPTAISVPWSKAANEDGTFKTDEELTDLYTAAGLDKSKETIAYCRIGERSSHTWFVLHELLGEPSVKNYDGSWTEYGSLVGVPVALGDEPGSLEG; from the coding sequence ATGAGTCGCGACACCGCACTCGTCACGGCCGACTGGGCCGAGAAGAACCTCGAGGCCCCCGGTCTCGTCTTCGTCGAGGTCGACGAGGACACCACCGCCTACGACGGCGGGCACATCCCCGGCGCTGTGAAGATCGACTGGAAGACCGATCTGCAGGACCAGGTTCGCCGGGACTTCGTCAACAAGCAGCAGTTCGAGGCGCTGCTGTCGGCGCGCGGCATCGCCAACGACGACACCGTCATCCTCTACGGCGGCAACAACAACTGGTTCGCCGCGTACGCGTACTGGTACTTCAAGCTGTACGGGCACGGCGACGTCCGGCTGCTCGACGGTGGTCGCAAGAAGTGGGAGCTGGACGCCCGGCCCTACACCAAGGACGTCCCTAACCGTCCGGCGACCGCCTACCTGGCTCAGGACCAGGACCTGTCGATCCGCGCCTTCCGCGACGACGTCGTGCAGGCGATCGGCACGCAGAACCTCGTCGACGTCCGCAGCCCCGACGAGTACGCCGGCCGCCTGCTGGCTCCGGCGCACCTGCCGCAGGAGCAGGCGCAGCGCGCCGGCCACGTGCCGACCGCGATCAGCGTGCCGTGGAGCAAGGCGGCCAACGAGGACGGCACGTTCAAGACCGACGAGGAGCTGACGGACCTGTACACGGCGGCCGGCTTGGACAAGTCCAAGGAGACCATCGCGTACTGCCGCATCGGCGAGCGTTCCTCGCACACCTGGTTCGTCCTGCACGAGCTGCTGGGCGAGCCGAGCGTCAAGAACTACGACGGAAGCTGGACCGAGTACGGCTCGCTCGTCGGCGTGCCGGTGGCGCTGGGCGACGAGCCCGGTTCTCTGGAGGGCTGA
- a CDS encoding DUF1416 domain-containing protein: MTVTSCAAPDQAAPIPASVDLEKETVISGVVLAASGDPVAGAYVRLLDRTGEFTAEVVTSPAGRFRFFAAPGQWTVRALSRFGNGGGEVSVDRGVNEFQVSVS; this comes from the coding sequence ATGACCGTTACGTCCTGCGCCGCCCCCGACCAGGCGGCCCCCATCCCCGCGAGCGTCGACCTCGAGAAGGAGACCGTGATCTCCGGCGTCGTCCTCGCCGCTTCCGGCGACCCGGTCGCCGGGGCGTACGTCCGACTGCTCGACCGCACCGGTGAGTTCACCGCCGAGGTCGTGACCTCGCCGGCCGGCCGCTTCCGGTTCTTCGCCGCGCCCGGCCAGTGGACGGTCCGCGCGCTGTCCCGCTTCGGCAACGGCGGCGGCGAGGTCTCCGTCGACCGCGGCGTCAACGAGTTCCAGGTATCCGTTTCCTAA
- a CDS encoding DsrE family protein: protein MSRKLVVKVTAGRDAPERCAQAFTVAATALAAGAEVSLWLTGESSWYALPGRAEEFELPHSAPLDDLLAAIVAGGQVTLCTQCAQRRNITEADVIEGVRIAGAATFVEEILADGVQALVY from the coding sequence ATGAGCCGAAAGCTTGTCGTCAAGGTCACCGCGGGTCGCGACGCCCCGGAACGGTGCGCGCAGGCGTTCACCGTCGCCGCGACCGCCCTCGCCGCCGGAGCCGAGGTCTCCCTCTGGCTGACCGGCGAGTCCAGCTGGTACGCGTTGCCGGGCCGGGCCGAGGAGTTCGAACTGCCGCACTCCGCTCCGTTGGACGATCTGCTCGCCGCCATCGTCGCCGGTGGTCAGGTCACCTTGTGCACGCAGTGCGCGCAGCGGCGCAACATCACCGAGGCCGACGTCATCGAGGGCGTACGCATCGCCGGTGCGGCGACGTTCGTCGAGGAGATCCTGGCCGACGGAGTCCAGGCGCTCGTCTACTGA
- the mtfM gene encoding small membrane protein MtfM: MVTEIGFVSLLVAGFGALAGGLVYVAVRIARGRW; the protein is encoded by the coding sequence GTGGTCACGGAGATCGGGTTCGTGAGTCTGCTGGTGGCGGGCTTCGGCGCGCTCGCCGGCGGCCTCGTCTATGTCGCAGTCAGAATCGCAAGGGGACGCTGGTGA
- a CDS encoding FABP family protein, with translation MVSENPMQPPWLNAPPVEPYPYEDTHDLRVGPDLHSDLLGLLPFVGEWRGRGKGGYSTIEDFDYAQEIRISHDGRPFLHYESRAWLIEEDGTPIRPAFREVGWWRPASNGDEVEMLLSNPTGIMELYFGQAEANPPRLDVQTDAVVRTPTAKEVRAGHRLFGVVNGELLYAYEMAAVGQPMQDHLSARLVRVGG, from the coding sequence CTGGTGAGTGAGAATCCGATGCAGCCGCCGTGGCTCAACGCGCCCCCGGTGGAGCCATATCCCTACGAGGACACGCACGACCTGCGCGTCGGCCCCGATCTGCATTCCGACCTGCTGGGCCTGCTGCCGTTCGTCGGCGAGTGGCGCGGTCGCGGCAAGGGCGGCTATTCGACGATCGAGGACTTCGACTACGCGCAGGAGATCCGGATCAGCCACGACGGCCGGCCGTTCCTGCACTACGAGTCACGGGCCTGGCTGATCGAGGAGGACGGCACGCCGATCCGGCCCGCTTTCCGGGAGGTCGGCTGGTGGCGGCCGGCGTCCAACGGCGACGAGGTCGAGATGCTCCTGTCCAACCCGACCGGGATCATGGAGCTGTACTTCGGCCAGGCCGAGGCCAACCCGCCCCGGCTGGACGTGCAGACCGACGCCGTCGTGCGTACGCCGACGGCCAAGGAGGTGCGGGCGGGGCACCGCCTGTTCGGCGTCGTCAACGGCGAGCTGCTGTACGCGTACGAGATGGCGGCGGTGGGCCAGCCGATGCAGGACCACCTCAGCGCGAGGCTGGTCCGCGTCGGCGGCTGA
- a CDS encoding inorganic phosphate transporter, whose protein sequence is MFWAVAAVIAAAMIFDYTNGFHDAANAIATSVSTRALTPRVALLVAALGNFIGTHFGAKVASTVGSGLVTLPAGKASLGIVLAGVIGAIGWNLLTWYFGIPSSSTHALFGGLVGATLIGIWFGIDATVLWSGLLEKVVIPMVLSPVVGFILGAIVMVAVMWIFRKGHPGKLNRGFRWAQTASAAAMSVGHGMQDAAKTMGIIVLALYAGGYQQDPGHIPWWVYYTSATVLALGTYAGGWRIIRTLGRKIIDLGPAEGFAAESVASSVLYYNALVLGAPISTTHTITSAIMGVGATKKLSAVRWGVAGNIVTAWVLTFPGAALISVLAYLVIRPFF, encoded by the coding sequence ATGTTCTGGGCCGTGGCCGCGGTGATCGCCGCCGCGATGATCTTCGACTATACGAACGGCTTCCACGACGCCGCGAACGCCATCGCGACCAGCGTGTCGACCCGCGCGCTCACCCCGCGCGTCGCACTGCTGGTGGCCGCGCTCGGCAACTTCATCGGTACGCACTTCGGCGCGAAGGTGGCGTCGACCGTCGGCAGCGGACTGGTGACCCTGCCCGCCGGCAAGGCCAGCCTGGGCATCGTGCTCGCGGGGGTCATCGGCGCCATCGGCTGGAACCTGCTCACCTGGTACTTCGGGATCCCGTCCTCCTCGACGCACGCGCTTTTCGGCGGCCTCGTCGGCGCGACCCTGATCGGCATCTGGTTCGGTATCGACGCCACGGTGCTCTGGAGCGGCCTCCTCGAGAAGGTCGTCATCCCGATGGTGCTGTCCCCGGTGGTCGGCTTCATCCTCGGCGCGATCGTGATGGTCGCGGTCATGTGGATCTTCCGGAAGGGGCACCCGGGCAAGCTCAATCGGGGTTTCCGCTGGGCGCAGACCGCCTCGGCCGCCGCGATGTCCGTCGGCCACGGTATGCAGGACGCCGCCAAGACGATGGGCATCATCGTGCTGGCCCTGTACGCCGGCGGGTACCAGCAGGACCCGGGCCACATCCCCTGGTGGGTCTACTACACGTCGGCCACTGTGCTGGCGCTCGGCACGTACGCCGGCGGCTGGCGGATCATCCGCACCCTGGGCCGCAAGATCATCGACCTGGGCCCGGCCGAAGGGTTCGCGGCCGAGAGCGTGGCCAGCAGCGTGCTCTACTACAACGCTCTGGTGCTGGGCGCGCCGATCTCCACCACGCACACGATCACCTCGGCGATCATGGGCGTCGGCGCGACGAAGAAGCTCTCCGCGGTCCGCTGGGGCGTCGCCGGGAACATCGTGACCGCCTGGGTCCTGACCTTCCCCGGCGCCGCCCTCATCTCGGTGCTCGCGTACCTGGTGATCCGGCCGTTCTTCTGA
- a CDS encoding DUF47 domain-containing protein translates to MKFSLRPQDAAFYDFFSRAAQNLMHGTEMLMELALPGADVQSVSERLGDLEHDSDQITHELYNKINSTFITPFDRSDIYNLGSGLDDVMDHLEAAGNLVYLYGLTKLPALPREMHELVDVLDQQAKITANAMPQLKGMKNLQEYWVEINRLENEGDRAYRMLLVRLFSGEYDALTVLKMKEVADELEKACDAFEHVANTIETIAVKES, encoded by the coding sequence GTGAAGTTCTCCCTTCGCCCGCAGGACGCGGCCTTCTACGACTTCTTCAGCCGAGCCGCGCAGAACCTGATGCACGGGACCGAGATGCTCATGGAGCTGGCCCTGCCGGGCGCCGACGTGCAGTCGGTCAGTGAGCGCCTCGGCGACCTGGAGCACGACAGCGACCAGATCACCCACGAGCTGTACAACAAGATCAACTCGACCTTCATCACCCCGTTCGACCGCTCGGACATCTACAACCTGGGCTCGGGCCTGGACGACGTGATGGACCATCTCGAGGCGGCCGGCAACCTGGTCTACCTCTACGGTCTGACCAAGCTCCCGGCGCTGCCGCGGGAGATGCACGAGCTGGTCGACGTGCTCGACCAGCAGGCCAAGATCACGGCCAACGCCATGCCGCAGCTCAAGGGCATGAAGAACCTCCAGGAGTACTGGGTCGAGATCAACCGGCTCGAGAACGAGGGCGACCGGGCGTACCGGATGCTGCTGGTCCGGCTGTTCTCCGGCGAGTACGACGCCCTGACCGTGCTCAAGATGAAGGAGGTCGCCGACGAGCTGGAGAAGGCGTGCGACGCCTTCGAGCACGTCGCGAACACCATCGAGACCATCGCGGTCAAGGAGTCCTAA
- a CDS encoding PPK2 family polyphosphate kinase, whose translation MTRRLSELLRVPPGAVDLRAIDPRGTPGLPRSAGKDPKTWARAQLPILGAELFAWQEKLFAQAKTGASRQRLLLLLQAMDCGGKDGTIKKVVGEFNPQGVHIVAFGKPTEEELAHDFLWRIERGLPGAGMIGVFNRSHYEDVLVVRVHNLVPPRTWRARYAKINRFERKLVADGCAVVKVMLHISPAEQKQRLLDRLDDPTKYWKYDSGDIDERALWPAYQDAYADALGKCDSDDAPWYVVPADRKWYRDWAVANLLLEKLRELSPAYPPADFDPDVERGRLVTQPEVNSG comes from the coding sequence ATGACACGCCGGTTGAGCGAACTGCTGAGGGTCCCGCCGGGTGCTGTGGACCTCCGCGCGATCGACCCGCGCGGTACGCCCGGCCTGCCCAGGTCGGCGGGCAAGGACCCCAAGACCTGGGCGCGGGCGCAGCTGCCCATCCTCGGCGCGGAGCTGTTCGCCTGGCAGGAGAAGCTGTTCGCGCAGGCGAAGACCGGCGCATCCCGGCAGCGGCTGCTGCTCCTGCTGCAGGCGATGGACTGCGGCGGCAAGGACGGGACGATCAAGAAGGTCGTCGGCGAGTTCAACCCGCAGGGCGTACACATCGTCGCGTTCGGCAAGCCGACCGAGGAGGAGCTGGCCCACGACTTCCTCTGGCGGATCGAGCGTGGGCTGCCCGGTGCGGGCATGATCGGCGTGTTCAACCGGTCGCACTACGAAGACGTCCTGGTGGTACGGGTGCACAACCTGGTGCCGCCGCGCACCTGGCGAGCCCGGTACGCCAAGATCAACCGCTTCGAGCGGAAGCTCGTCGCGGACGGCTGCGCTGTGGTGAAGGTCATGCTGCACATCTCCCCGGCGGAGCAGAAGCAGCGGTTGCTGGACCGGCTCGACGACCCCACGAAGTACTGGAAGTACGACTCCGGCGACATCGACGAGCGCGCGCTGTGGCCGGCGTACCAGGACGCCTATGCCGATGCGCTGGGCAAATGCGACAGCGACGACGCACCCTGGTACGTCGTCCCCGCCGACCGCAAGTGGTACCGCGACTGGGCTGTGGCGAATCTCCTGCTGGAGAAACTGCGTGAGCTGAGTCCCGCGTACCCGCCAGCCGATTTCGACCCAGATGTCGAACGTGGCCGATTGGTAACGCAGCCCGAGGTGAACAGTGGGTGA
- a CDS encoding DUF402 domain-containing protein — protein sequence MGDRVRVEITKFDGTPHRGYPAVLLGSDDYGRWLGVLPGTVSDSGIRHERPWVLLVPEDAWWTAMFNPPPQGSEIYCDITTPAEWIADRVLLADLDLDVKRRRESGVVLLVDTDEFDEHRQRFAYPAGLVEQAWAAARYLQRALADGSEPFASVYRQWLDKVVAWAPVDLAADPHDQA from the coding sequence ATGGGCGACCGCGTCCGGGTGGAGATCACCAAGTTCGACGGCACACCTCACCGCGGCTATCCCGCCGTCCTGCTCGGCTCCGACGACTACGGCCGGTGGCTCGGCGTACTGCCGGGGACGGTGTCCGACAGCGGCATCCGGCACGAGCGGCCCTGGGTCCTGCTGGTCCCGGAGGACGCCTGGTGGACGGCGATGTTCAATCCGCCGCCGCAGGGCAGCGAGATCTACTGCGACATCACCACCCCCGCGGAGTGGATCGCCGACCGCGTCCTGCTCGCCGACCTCGACCTCGACGTCAAGCGACGCCGGGAGTCCGGCGTGGTGCTCCTCGTCGACACCGACGAGTTCGACGAGCATCGGCAGCGGTTCGCGTACCCGGCCGGGCTGGTCGAGCAGGCCTGGGCGGCCGCACGGTATCTGCAGCGGGCGCTCGCCGACGGCAGCGAGCCGTTCGCCTCGGTGTACCGGCAATGGCTGGACAAGGTCGTCGCCTGGGCACCGGTGGACTTAGCGGCCGACCCACACGACCAGGCATAA